From Cheilinus undulatus linkage group 18, ASM1832078v1, whole genome shotgun sequence, the proteins below share one genomic window:
- the LOC121525785 gene encoding C-C chemokine receptor type 6-like has protein sequence MDVVTTDNYFSEDYTDDEDGFCNLDPNPVEISTQTYIHSIICAFGLIGNALVIVTYIFYKRTKTMTDSYLFNMAVADLIFVVALPLIIYNEQNSWLMGSVVCKVLRSAYSINLYSGMLLLACISADRYIAIVQARRSFGARSRALIYSRLICSAVWLFAVALTLPTLMYTERFEQSYLGAENATVMCQLSFPTSQTAKFMKVLVPSLQMAVGFLVPLLVMVFCYSSIISTLLRAQSSQRHKAVRVVLAVVVVFIVCHLPYNVALLIHTVSLFKERSCEAEKIKLKVLAVSRSMAYLHCCLNPILYAFIGVKFRNHFRQIVVDLWCFSKKYLYSARSSRGTSDICISGRMSSEGCNNMSSFSA, from the coding sequence ATGGATGTGGTGACTACAGACAATTACTTCAGTGAAGATTACACCGACGATGAAGATGGATTCTGCAATCTAGATCCTAATCCTGTGGAGATCAGCACCCAAACCTACATCCACTCCATCATCTGTGCCTTCGGCCTGATTGGAAATGCTCTCGTAATCGTCACCTACATCTTCTACAAGAGAACAAAGACCATGACGGACAGTTATCTGTTCAACATGGCTGTAGCTGACCTGATATTCGTTGTGGCTCTGCCCTTGATCATTTACAATGAGCAGAACAGCTGGCTGATGGGGTCTGTGGTCTGTAAGGTGCTAAGGTCAGCCTACAGTATTAACCTGTACAGTGGCATGCTCCTCCTGGCCTGCATCAGTGCAGATCGTTACATAGCCATAGTTCAGGCTCGAAGATCATTTGGTGCTCGTTCACGTGCTCTTATCTACAGCCGCCTCATCTGCTCGGCTGTTTGGCTGTTTGCTGTGGCTTTGACTCTTCCCACTCTCATGTATACTGAGCGCTTTGAGCAGAGCTACCTGGGGGCGGAGAATGCCACAGTGATGTGTCAGCTATCTTTTCCCACATCACAGACAGCAAAGTTCATGAAGGTGCTCGTTCCCAGTTTACAAATGGCCGTCGGCTTCCTGGTTCCTCTGCTGGTGATGGTGTTTTGTTACTCCAGCATCATAAGCACCCTGCTGAGAGCACAGAGCAGCCAGAGGCACAAGGCTGTGCGTGTGGTGTTGGCTGTGGTTGTGGTTTTCATCGTGTGCCACCTGCCCTACAATGTGGCCCTACTGATCCACACTGTGTCTCTGTTTAAGGAGAGGAGCTGTGAGGCTGAGAAGATAAAACTTAAAGTTCTGGCTGTTTCCAGAAGCATGGCTTACCTCCACTGCTGCCTCAACCCAATCCTCTACGCCTTCATAGGGGTGAAGTTCAGGAACCACTTCAGGCAGATCGTGGTGGACCTGTGGTGCTTCAGCAAGAAGTACCTCTACTCTGCTCGCTCATCACGTGGGACGTCTGACATCTGCATCTCAGGCCGCATGTCGTCAGAAGGCTGCAACAATATGTCATCATTCAGTGCATAG